CATCGAAATGTTCGTCACACGCTCGAGGATCACCTCGACGACGACCGGCACCTGGTGCTCGGCCATGAGCCTACGCGCCTCGTCGAAGGCGGCCTGCAGATCGTCCGCTTCGCGTACCCGGATGGCTTTGCAGCCGAGGCCTTCAGCGACCTTGAGGTGGTCGACACCGTAGCCTTCCAGGTCGGGTGCATTGATGTTCTCGAACGCCAGCGACACGTGGTAGTCCATCTCGAATCCCCGCTGGGCCTGCCGAATGAGGCCGAGGTAGGAGTTGTTGACCACCACATGGATGTAGGGGAGCTTGAACTGCGCACCCACAGCCAGTTCCTCGATCATGAACTGGAAATCGTAGTCACCCGAAAGGGCGACAACGGGCTCGCCGGGACTTGCCTGGGCGACACCGAGTGCTGCCGGACCGGTCCAGCCCAGGGGCCCGGCCTGTCCGCAGTTGATCCAGTTCCTCGGGTTGTAGACGTGCAGGAACTGCGCTCCGGCGATCTGTGACAGACCGATCGTCGAAACGTAGCGCGTGTCGCGACCGAAGGCCCTGTTCATCTCCTCGTACACGCGCTGCGGCTTCATGGGCACGTGGTCGAAGTGGGTTTTGCGCTGCAGCAAGGACTTCCGCTGGGCGCAGTCCTTCACCCACGCGTTCCAGTCGGGCAGTCCCTGCTGCTCACGTCGGGCCCGCGCCAGTTCCACGAGGCCGCGCAGGGCTGCTCCTGCGTCGGAGACGATCCCGAAGTCGGGCGCGAAGACACGGCCGATCTGAGTGGGCTCGATGTCGACGTGAATGAACTTCCGCCCCTTGGTGTACACATCGAGGGCACCGGTGTGGCGGTTCGCCCACCGGTTGCCGATACCGATCACCACGTCGGATTCCAGCATGGTCGCATTGCCGTACCGGTGGGAGGTCTGCAGGCCCACCATGCCGGCCATCAGTTCGTGGTCGTCGGGGATGGATCCCCATCCCATGAGCGTCGGGATCACGGGGATGTTCAGGAGCTCGGCCAGTTCGACCAGGTCATCGGAGGCGTTGGCGTTGATGATGCCGCCGCCGGCGACGATGAGTGGGCGCTCGGCTGCAATGAGCATGTCGAGGGCCTTCTCGAGCTGCCGGGTGGTGGCGGCAGGCCTGTGGACCTGCAGCGGCTCGTAGGTGTCGGGGTCGAATTCGATCATGGTCTGCTGGACGTCGATGGGAAGATCGATCAGTACGGGACCCGGGCGCCCGGACCGCATCTCGTAGAACGCCTTCT
This genomic interval from Arthrobacter agilis contains the following:
- the gcl gene encoding glyoxylate carboligase translates to MPQMRAADAAVLILEKEGATQAFGLPGAAINPFYSAMRAHGGIRHVLARHVEGASHMAEGFTRAKAGNIGICIGTSGPAGTDMITGLYSAWADSIPILCITGQAPVAKLHKEDFQAVDIASIAKPVTKMAMTVLEAAQVPGAFQKAFYEMRSGRPGPVLIDLPIDVQQTMIEFDPDTYEPLQVHRPAATTRQLEKALDMLIAAERPLIVAGGGIINANASDDLVELAELLNIPVIPTLMGWGSIPDDHELMAGMVGLQTSHRYGNATMLESDVVIGIGNRWANRHTGALDVYTKGRKFIHVDIEPTQIGRVFAPDFGIVSDAGAALRGLVELARARREQQGLPDWNAWVKDCAQRKSLLQRKTHFDHVPMKPQRVYEEMNRAFGRDTRYVSTIGLSQIAGAQFLHVYNPRNWINCGQAGPLGWTGPAALGVAQASPGEPVVALSGDYDFQFMIEELAVGAQFKLPYIHVVVNNSYLGLIRQAQRGFEMDYHVSLAFENINAPDLEGYGVDHLKVAEGLGCKAIRVREADDLQAAFDEARRLMAEHQVPVVVEVILERVTNISMGAAGIDQINEFEDLAESADDAPTAISLLV